One genomic region from Macaca mulatta isolate MMU2019108-1 chromosome 20, T2T-MMU8v2.0, whole genome shotgun sequence encodes:
- the ARHGDIG gene encoding rho GDP-dissociation inhibitor 3 gives MLGLDACELGAQLLELLRLALCARVLLADKEGGPPAVDEVLDEAVPEYRAPGRKSLLEIRQLDPDDRSLAEYKRALLGPLPPAVDPSLPNVQVTRLTLLSEQAPGPVVMDLTGDLAVLKDQVFVLKEGVDYRVKITFKVHREIVSGLKCLHHTYRRGLRVDKTVYMVGSYGPSAQEYEFVTPVEEAPRGALVRGPYLVVSLFTDDDRTHHLSWEWGLRISQDWKD, from the exons atgctgggcctggACGCGTGCGAGCTGGGGGCGCAGCTGCTGGAGCTGCTCCGGCTGGCGCTGTGCGCCCGAG tcCTCCTGGCTGACAAGGAGGGTGGGCCACCAGCAGTGGACGAGGTGCTGGATGAGGCTGTGCCCGAGTACCGGGCGCCAGGGAGGAAGAGCCTCTTGGAGATCCGGCAGCTGGACCCGGACGACAGGAGCCTGGCCGAGTACAAGCGGgcgctgctggggcccctgccaCCGGCCGTGG ACCCAAGCCTGCCCAATGTGCAGGTGACCAGGCTAACACTCTTGTCGGAGCAGGCTCCAGGGCCCGTCGTCATGGATCTCACAG GGGACCTGGCTGTTCTGAAGGACCAGGTGTTTGTCCTGAAGGAAGGTGTTGATTACAGAGTGAAAATCACCTTCAAG GTCCACAGGGAGATTGTCAGCGGCCTCAAGTGTCTGCACCACACCTACCGCCGGGGCCTGCGCG TGGACAAGACCGTCTACATGGTGGGCAGCTACGGCCCAAGCGCCCAGGAGTATGAGTTTGTGACTCCGGTGGAGGAAGCGCCGAGGGGTGCACTGGTGCGGGGCCCCTACCTGGTCGTGTCCCTCTTCACCGACGATGACAGGACGCACCACCTGTCCTGGGAGTGGGGTCTCCGCATCAGCCAGGACTGGAAGGACTGA